TCGAGAAGCTCGACTACATCAAGGGCCTCGGCATGTCGGCCGTCTGGATCACCCCGGTGGTGCTCAACCGGTCCGACTACGACTACCACGGCTACCACGGGTACGACTTCTACGAGGTCGACTCCCGGCTGGAGTCGGCCGGAGCCTCGTACCAGGACCTCATCAACGCGGCCCACGCCAAGGGCATGAAGATCTACCAGGACGTCGTCTACAACCACTCCTCGCGCTGGGGCGCCAAGGGCCTGTTCACGCCGGCGGTCTACGGCGTGCGGGACACCCAGTGGAGCTGGTACTACGACGAGAAGAACGAGGGCTTCGAGTACGACGGTCTCACCGTCGAGACCAAGTCCGGGAAGTCCTACTACAACGGCGACCTGTGGTCCACGGCCGAGCCGTCGGGCAACACCTGCGTCAATTGGGGCAAGCCCACCCAGTACACCTCGCCCGAGGGCTACCGCATCTACAACTGCCAGTGGCCCAACCCGACCTCGGGCATGTTCCCGAAGGCGTACTACCACAACTGCTGGATTGGGAACTGGGAGGGCGAGGACTCGCGCAGCTGCTGGCTCCACGACGATCTCGCCGACTTCAACACCGAGAGCGCGCCCGTCCAGAACTATCTGATCGGCGCCTACAACAAGTACATCGACATGGGGGTCGACGGCTTCCGCGTCGACACGGCCGTCCATATCCCGCGCACCACCTGGAACCGGCGGTTCCTGCCCGCGATCCAGGAGCGCGTCACCTCGCGGTTCGGCGCCGAGGCCGCGAAGAACTTCTTCGTTTTCGGTGAGGTGGCGGCGTTCGTCAACGACAAGTGGAACCGCGGCTCGGTCAATCACTCCGCGCAGTTCTACACGTGGAAGGAGCGCAAGGAGTACAGCGCGGACGACGAGAAGGCCGCTCTGGAGATGTACGACTACGAGCAGCAGCAGGGCACGGGAGCGCAGCCGGTCTCCGACAACGCGTTCCTGAACGGCAACGCCTATCACGTCCCGGACCACAGCAGGTTCTCCGGGATGAACGTGATCGACATGCGGATGCACATGAACTTCGGCGACGCCAACAACGCGTACAACAACGGCAAGGACTCCGACGACAGTTACAACGACGCCACGTACAACGTCGTCTACGTCGACAGTCACGACTACGGCCCCAACAAGAGCAGCGAGCGCTACGCGGGCGGCACCGACGCCTGGGCGGAGAACATGTCCCTGATGTGGACGTTCCGCGGCATCCCCACGCTGTACTACGGCTCGGAGATCGAGTTCCAGGCCGGAAAGAAGATCGACTGCGGCCCGACCTGTCCGCTGGCGACCACCGGCCGCGCCTACTTCGGGGACCATCTCGCGGGCAGCGTGGAGGCGTCGGACTTCAGCAAGGTCGCCTCGGCCACCGGAGCCGTCGCCACCACACTGGACAAGCCGCTGGCCAAGCACGTACGGCGGCTCAACGAGATCCGGCGCGCGATACCCGCGCTCCAGATGGGCCAGTACTCCACGGAGGGCATCACCGGCTCGATGGCGTACAAGCGCCGTTACACCGACGCGGCGAGCGGCACCGACAGCTTCGCTCTGGTGACGGTCAGCGGGGCTGCCACGTACGCGGGTATTCCGAACGGCACCTACAAGGACGCCGTCACCGGGGACACGCAGGTCGTGACGGGCGGGACGCTCGCGGTGCCCGCGCCCGGCAAGGGGAACCTGCGGGTGTACGTCCTCGACCTCGGCGGCAGGAACGCCGCCCCGGGGAAGATCGGGACCGCGGGCGCGTATCTGAAGTAGCCCACGGACCAGGGGCGTCGGTGCGTGCCCCCGCGGGCACGCACCGACGTTTCAGGCCCCGGCTGCCACCCGCCGCAGGGTGCGCAGCAGGTACTCCTTGCGGTGCAGCGGATCGTGGTCCGTGCGCGGCCGTTCCGGCGCCGGGCCGACGACCGGACGGTACTGCGCGAACGCGGACTCCAGCACGCCCTCGCCGCGGGTCAGTTCGGGCAGCAGCTGCTGGAGCCCGTGCACCTGCGCGGCCGGGATCTCCCCTTCCAGCACGCAGACCGCACCGCTCATGTCCGGTGTGCCCGGGACGGCGCGCAGCCGGGCGAGCACCGGCACCAGCGGACCGAAGGTGTCGGCGGGAAGCTCGATGCGGAAGTGGTGCATCGGCTCGTACACCGTGGTGCCCGCCCGCCGCAGTGCACTCATCAGCACCAGCGGAGTCAGATTGCGGAAATCCCCGGCGGTGCTCGACATCGACTTGTCGAACACCGCATGGGAATGGCTCTGCCTGGGCCAGTAACCGGAATGTGTCATGGTGACGACGCAGTCGGTGACCTGCCAGCCGTGAATTCCCTGATGCAGCGTGGCCATGACGGTTTCCTCCACCGCCCTCATGAAGGAGTACGGCATGGAGCCGAGCTCCACCTCGCGCCGGAATTCCACGCCTGCGCCGATCGGCGCCGGGTCCACCCGGAGGCCGACGGTGGCGAGGAAGGGATTGGGATCCTTGTCGATGATCTCGAATGCCGCACCGGAACCGACGGGCCGTTCCAGACAGATGGTCGTGGTTTCGCGGAAGGTGACGTCGACACCGAAGTCGTCCGCGAGCGTGGCCTGGATGACCTCCTTCTGGACCTCGCCGTAGAGCGATACGGACACCTCCTGCCTGAGGTCGTCCTGGCGCAGATCGATCAGCGGGTCCTGTTCGGCGAGCCTGGTCAGCGCGAGGTGCAGCGCTCCACGGTCGGCCCCGCGGCCGGGGACCACGACGGTCTCCAGGGTCGGCGGGGCGAAGTGGTGCCGCACCGGCTCCGCCGCCGCCTCGCCGATCGTGTCGCCGATCCGGATGTCGCCGAGTCCGTGGATCGTGCCGATCCGGCCGGCGCCGACGGACGCGCTGCGGACCTCGGCACCGTCGTCGAAGACGTTGATCGCGGAGACCTTGCCCTCGCCCTCGCGGCCGTCGCCTCCGCGGAACCGGAGCACGTCACGGGTGCGCACCGTGCCCGAGACCATCCGGACGTACGCCGCCTTCTCGCCCGCCGGACCCCGGTCGATCTTGAACACGGTGCCGGACGCGGGGCCCCGCGGGTCCCCGTGTGCCGTGGGCAGCAGCTCGGTGATGCCGGCGATCAGTTCGGGAACGCCGGCACCGGTGGTCGCGGAGCCGAAGAACACCGGGTGCGCGAGCGCCTGCCCGGTCTGTACCGCCAGTGCGTCGCGGAGCCTGCGGTACGTGACGGTCGCCGGGGCGTCCACGTACGCACCGAGCAGTTCGTCGTCGCGCCGGGTCAGCAGATCGGCCAGTGCGGCGGTGAACGCGGGGTCCGCCTCCGTGAAGGACGGGCTGCGGGCGTCCCGGGTGCCCAGCCCCTCGGCACCGGTCATGGCGACGACGTCCGGGGACAGCCGCTCGGCGATGCTGTCCAGCACGGCTTGGTACCGGGCTCCCGTGCGGTCGGTCTTGTTGACGAAGACCAGGGTCGGGATGCGCAGCCGCCGCAGTGTCCGCATGAGGACGCGGGTCTGCGCCTGGACACCTTCCACGGCGGAGATGACGAGGACGGCCCCGTCGAGCACGCCGAGGACCCGTTCCACTTCGGCGATGAAGTCCGGGTGGCCCGGTGTGTCGATCAGGTTGACCGCGACGTCGTCGACGACGAAGGAGACGACCGCGGACTTGATCGTGATGCCGCGCTGTCGTTCCAGCGCCAGCGAATCGGTCTGTGTGTTCCCGTCGTCGACGCTGCCGATTTCGTCGATGACTCCGGCGGCGTGCAGCAGCCGCTCGGTCAGGCTCGTCTTACCGGCGTCGACATGCGCCAGAATTCCCAGGTTCAACGTGTGCACGGAGCTTCAGGTCCTTGAGAGAGGGGTCAATTCCTGTCTGGGTGGACACAGAAGCTCGGCGCATCAAAATCTCCGTGGGGTCGGTACGAACGATGCCGGGATTACAGCAGGTGCCCGCCGCGGCGGGCAACCGGATTTACGGGTGCGCGCCGCGCAGATGCGGGAAACGCCATTCGGTGCGGCTGCGCATCGTTTCTCCGGGCCGCAGCACGGTGCTGGGGTGGTCCGGCCGGTTCGGCGAGTCCGGCAGGTGCTGGGTCTCCAGGCAGACCGATCCGTGCCGCTCGTGCCGACGGCCCGCTCCGTCGGTGAACGCTCCGTCCAGCTGGTTGCCGGTGTAGACCTGGATGCCCGGCTCGGTCGTCCACACCTCCATGGCCCGGACCGCACCGGGTGCGGTGAGGCGTGCGGCCCTGCGCAGGCCCCCGGTCCGCCCGGGGCCGGGGTAGCGGAGGATCCAGCAGTGGTCGAAGCCGCCCGCCAGCCGGAGTTGGTCGTCCCCGAGCCCCAGCAGATCACCGAGGGCCTGTGGTTCCGTCAGGTCGAACGGGGTGCCCCGGACCTCGGCCGCGGGGCCCTCGGGGATGCCCTCCGCGTCGACCGGGAGGTAGCTGTCGGCGTCGACGGCGAGGGTGTGCCCGGGGATGTCGCCCTCCCCGCCCAGGTCGAAGTAGGCGTGGTTGGTGAGGTTGACGACCGTCGGCCGGTCGGTCGTCGCCGTGTAGTCGGCGGCGAGGGTCCCCGCACGGTCGAGGCTGTACGTCACGCCGACGTCCAGCGCTCCCGGGAATCCCATGTCGCCGTCCGGGCTGTGGAGGGTGAGCCTGAGCGCGACGGCCTCGTCGGTGGCGTCCGCGGTGGCCTCCCACACCTTCGTGTGGAAGCCCTCGGGGCCGCCGTGCAGGGCGTGACCCCGGTCGTTGGCGGGGATGTGGTGGGTGGCACCGTCCAGGGTGAACCTGCCGTGCGCGATGCGATTGGCGTAACGGCCCACGACCGCACCGAAGTAGGGATTGGCCGCGGTGTAGTCGTCGAGCGTGGCCAGGGACCGGACGACCGAGGCTCCGGCCCCCGTGGTGCCGGGCACCGTGAGGCGGTGGAGGACTCCGCCGTACGTGAGGATGTCGGCCCGGACCCCCGTTCCGGAATCCAGGGTCCAGAGGTCGACGTCCGTACGGCCGTGGGCGGAGCCGAACGGTGTTCGGTGCGCGCTGGGGCGGGGCATCAGCGCTCCTCGGCGGTGCGGCCGGGTGCGGTCGACTCGCGGACCACGAGCCGGTATCCGGGGCGGGGCCGCCGGGGTTCGGCGACCGGTTTGCCCGAGAGCCGTTCGACGAGGCTGTCGACGGCCAGCCGGGCGATGGCTTCCTTGTCCGGGGCGATGGTGGTGAGTGTCGTGGCTCCGTACCGGCTCTCCTCGATGTCGTCGAAGCCGACGACCGCGATGTCGTCCGGAATGCCCAGCCCCCGCTCGGTGAGGGTCCGCATCGCTCCGATGGCGATGAGGTCGTTGTAGGCGAATACGGCGTCGGGCCGCTCCCCCCGGTCCAGGAGGGAGGCCATGGCCGCGGCTCCGTCCTCGCGGCCGTAGCCGTCGGTGACCACGACCAGGGACTCGTCCGGTTCGATGCCGGCGGCGGCCAGCTCCTC
The Streptomyces sp. NBC_00234 DNA segment above includes these coding regions:
- a CDS encoding carbohydrate binding domain-containing protein, whose translation is MKRTPHRLLRRPLAAAAAAATLLGLLTALPRTGPDSAVPVASAESTATVFYYTKTRNWTAYNLHYAPDGGSWTTVPGVRMEAACTDWVKQTVPLGSAAGLAATFTNGSGVWDNNNGANYALGTGNITVKDGVIAHSDPCAGTDPDPDPTPGTGNTASVYYSTATVGWTTTNLHYQPTGGAWTTVPGVGMEPACTGWVKRSVDLGPATGMQAAFNNGNGVWDNNNGGNYTIPSGLTTVKDRLVTAGAKDPCAAEVPDTEAPTAPSKVTADADGVSVVLSWDPSTDDRGVTKYQVTRTGGTRGTVVTDIGSTVHSDTGLEERTAYTYTVRAVDAAGNVSAASAPATATTGEKPTAPASGTPLGTDPRKDPIYFVLTARFNDGDSANNRGGSQHTKSGNAANNDPMFRGDFKGLVEKLDYIKGLGMSAVWITPVVLNRSDYDYHGYHGYDFYEVDSRLESAGASYQDLINAAHAKGMKIYQDVVYNHSSRWGAKGLFTPAVYGVRDTQWSWYYDEKNEGFEYDGLTVETKSGKSYYNGDLWSTAEPSGNTCVNWGKPTQYTSPEGYRIYNCQWPNPTSGMFPKAYYHNCWIGNWEGEDSRSCWLHDDLADFNTESAPVQNYLIGAYNKYIDMGVDGFRVDTAVHIPRTTWNRRFLPAIQERVTSRFGAEAAKNFFVFGEVAAFVNDKWNRGSVNHSAQFYTWKERKEYSADDEKAALEMYDYEQQQGTGAQPVSDNAFLNGNAYHVPDHSRFSGMNVIDMRMHMNFGDANNAYNNGKDSDDSYNDATYNVVYVDSHDYGPNKSSERYAGGTDAWAENMSLMWTFRGIPTLYYGSEIEFQAGKKIDCGPTCPLATTGRAYFGDHLAGSVEASDFSKVASATGAVATTLDKPLAKHVRRLNEIRRAIPALQMGQYSTEGITGSMAYKRRYTDAASGTDSFALVTVSGAATYAGIPNGTYKDAVTGDTQVVTGGTLAVPAPGKGNLRVYVLDLGGRNAAPGKIGTAGAYLK
- a CDS encoding translation factor GTPase family protein, producing the protein MHTLNLGILAHVDAGKTSLTERLLHAAGVIDEIGSVDDGNTQTDSLALERQRGITIKSAVVSFVVDDVAVNLIDTPGHPDFIAEVERVLGVLDGAVLVISAVEGVQAQTRVLMRTLRRLRIPTLVFVNKTDRTGARYQAVLDSIAERLSPDVVAMTGAEGLGTRDARSPSFTEADPAFTAALADLLTRRDDELLGAYVDAPATVTYRRLRDALAVQTGQALAHPVFFGSATTGAGVPELIAGITELLPTAHGDPRGPASGTVFKIDRGPAGEKAAYVRMVSGTVRTRDVLRFRGGDGREGEGKVSAINVFDDGAEVRSASVGAGRIGTIHGLGDIRIGDTIGEAAAEPVRHHFAPPTLETVVVPGRGADRGALHLALTRLAEQDPLIDLRQDDLRQEVSVSLYGEVQKEVIQATLADDFGVDVTFRETTTICLERPVGSGAAFEIIDKDPNPFLATVGLRVDPAPIGAGVEFRREVELGSMPYSFMRAVEETVMATLHQGIHGWQVTDCVVTMTHSGYWPRQSHSHAVFDKSMSSTAGDFRNLTPLVLMSALRRAGTTVYEPMHHFRIELPADTFGPLVPVLARLRAVPGTPDMSGAVCVLEGEIPAAQVHGLQQLLPELTRGEGVLESAFAQYRPVVGPAPERPRTDHDPLHRKEYLLRTLRRVAAGA
- a CDS encoding aldose epimerase family protein; this translates as MPRPSAHRTPFGSAHGRTDVDLWTLDSGTGVRADILTYGGVLHRLTVPGTTGAGASVVRSLATLDDYTAANPYFGAVVGRYANRIAHGRFTLDGATHHIPANDRGHALHGGPEGFHTKVWEATADATDEAVALRLTLHSPDGDMGFPGALDVGVTYSLDRAGTLAADYTATTDRPTVVNLTNHAYFDLGGEGDIPGHTLAVDADSYLPVDAEGIPEGPAAEVRGTPFDLTEPQALGDLLGLGDDQLRLAGGFDHCWILRYPGPGRTGGLRRAARLTAPGAVRAMEVWTTEPGIQVYTGNQLDGAFTDGAGRRHERHGSVCLETQHLPDSPNRPDHPSTVLRPGETMRSRTEWRFPHLRGAHP